One stretch of Aquipuribacter sp. SD81 DNA includes these proteins:
- a CDS encoding sigma-70 family RNA polymerase sigma factor, with translation MEPATPRHGRPDVGDGGDPHRDPAAPNGTRLRADDVAAMGDDELGNAFAAGHEQALAEAYTRWAGLVHGISLRALADRQDAEDATQQVFVRAWRGRDTYDPRRGTLAGWLIGISRHVTADVWHQRARLARQAEAARAVVGPATVPAAALPEQAVERLAVLDALAEVEQPARGVVELAFFHDLTHKQIAERLGMPLGTVKSHIRRSLLRLRDSLEVARAATS, from the coding sequence GTGGAGCCTGCGACACCACGGCACGGCCGGCCCGACGTCGGGGACGGGGGCGACCCGCACCGCGACCCCGCCGCCCCGAACGGCACCCGGCTGCGCGCCGACGACGTCGCCGCCATGGGCGACGACGAGCTCGGGAACGCCTTCGCGGCCGGCCACGAGCAGGCGCTCGCCGAGGCGTACACGCGCTGGGCGGGCCTCGTGCACGGCATCAGCCTGCGTGCGCTCGCGGACCGCCAGGACGCCGAGGACGCGACCCAGCAGGTCTTCGTGCGCGCGTGGCGCGGCCGCGACACCTACGACCCGCGCCGCGGCACCCTCGCGGGCTGGCTGATCGGCATCTCCCGCCACGTCACCGCCGACGTGTGGCACCAGCGCGCCCGGCTCGCCCGCCAGGCCGAGGCCGCCCGCGCCGTCGTCGGACCCGCGACCGTGCCGGCCGCCGCCCTGCCGGAGCAGGCGGTCGAGCGCCTCGCCGTGCTCGACGCCCTCGCCGAGGTCGAGCAGCCCGCGCGGGGCGTCGTCGAGCTCGCGTTCTTCCACGACCTCACCCACAAGCAGATCGCCGAGCGGCTCGGTATGCCGCTCGGGACCGTCAAGAGCCACATCCGCCGGAGTCTGCTGCGGCTGCGCGACAGCCTGGAGGTGGCCCGTGCGGCCACATCCTGA
- a CDS encoding class F sortase, whose protein sequence is MTTPAPTSRRRALRGWLVVVAAALAVGLAGPVAWWVTRPAPDAGTSLAELRAAGAQGADAPAPTRPATAGPAEEPAEEPAEEPADPTVPAPGRPDGAAEDPRPGAVPRYGPVAVRDAAVGSLTVDAPPAPVRLQVPDLGIDAAVEPVGVQDDGAMVVPAEVASVGWYRYGPAPGAEAGHAVLAGHVDTIAQGEGALFPLREVAVGARVTVTDASGTAHDYEVVGRETITKDVLPVDEIFARDGEHALVVVTCGGPYLPDTRRYRDNVVVTAVPVGAGA, encoded by the coding sequence GTGACCACCCCTGCCCCCACCTCCCGCCGCCGCGCCCTGCGCGGCTGGCTCGTGGTCGTGGCGGCGGCGCTCGCGGTCGGCCTGGCCGGCCCGGTGGCCTGGTGGGTCACCCGCCCTGCCCCCGACGCGGGGACCTCCCTCGCCGAGCTGCGCGCGGCCGGAGCCCAGGGCGCCGACGCGCCCGCGCCGACCCGGCCCGCGACCGCCGGCCCCGCCGAGGAGCCCGCCGAGGAGCCCGCCGAGGAGCCCGCCGACCCGACGGTGCCAGCGCCCGGACGGCCCGACGGCGCGGCGGAGGACCCCCGGCCCGGCGCGGTCCCCCGGTACGGCCCGGTCGCGGTCCGCGACGCCGCCGTCGGGTCGCTCACGGTCGACGCGCCGCCCGCGCCGGTCCGCCTGCAGGTGCCGGACCTCGGCATCGACGCCGCCGTCGAGCCGGTGGGCGTGCAGGACGACGGGGCGATGGTCGTCCCCGCCGAGGTCGCCTCGGTGGGCTGGTACCGGTACGGCCCTGCCCCGGGCGCCGAGGCCGGGCACGCCGTCCTCGCCGGTCACGTCGACACCATCGCGCAGGGCGAGGGGGCGCTGTTCCCGCTGCGCGAGGTGGCCGTCGGCGCGCGGGTCACCGTCACCGACGCCTCCGGCACCGCCCACGACTACGAGGTCGTGGGACGCGAGACCATCACGAAGGACGTCCTGCCGGTCGACGAGATCTTCGCGCGCGACGGCGAGCACGCCCTCGTCGTCGTGACGTGCGGTGGCCCGTACCTGCCCGACACCCGCCGCTACCGCGACAACGTCGTCGTGACGGCCGTCCCGGTCGGGGCCGGCGCGTGA
- a CDS encoding DUF4397 domain-containing protein has protein sequence MRTVLAASGAALLPLAFAAPAAASGSDDAQVAVFHGVPGLTVDVYANGDVLLEDFEPGTITDPVELPAGSYELEVFPAGADAEAEDPAISATADVPAGANITVAAHLDEGGTPTLTPFVNDVSGLDAGDARLTVRHTAAAPAVDVRAGGDPVIEGLTNPNEETLELPAGSVSADVVLAGTDTVAIGPADLDLAEGVSTIVYAWGSAEDENLALAVQTIDGLESSPSGVPSGTGGLVSDALPWQLALVGVLGAGTVLVLGGRAVRASRD, from the coding sequence ATGCGGACTGTCCTCGCTGCCTCCGGTGCAGCGCTCCTGCCCCTCGCCTTCGCCGCCCCGGCGGCCGCGTCGGGCTCCGACGACGCCCAGGTCGCCGTCTTCCACGGCGTGCCGGGCCTCACCGTCGACGTGTACGCCAACGGCGACGTGCTGCTCGAGGACTTCGAGCCCGGCACCATCACCGACCCCGTCGAGCTGCCCGCCGGCTCCTACGAGCTGGAGGTGTTCCCGGCCGGCGCCGACGCGGAGGCGGAGGACCCGGCCATCTCCGCGACCGCCGACGTGCCCGCGGGCGCGAACATCACGGTCGCCGCGCACCTCGACGAGGGCGGCACGCCGACGCTCACGCCGTTCGTCAACGACGTCTCGGGCCTCGACGCCGGCGACGCGCGCCTCACGGTCCGGCACACGGCCGCGGCGCCCGCCGTCGACGTGCGCGCCGGCGGCGACCCCGTCATCGAGGGGCTGACCAACCCGAACGAGGAGACCCTCGAGCTGCCCGCCGGCTCGGTGAGCGCCGACGTCGTGCTCGCGGGCACCGACACGGTGGCGATCGGCCCCGCGGACCTCGACCTGGCCGAGGGCGTGAGCACGATCGTGTACGCGTGGGGCTCGGCCGAGGACGAGAACCTCGCGCTCGCCGTCCAGACCATCGACGGCCTGGAGAGCAGCCCGTCCGGCGTCCCGTCCGGGACCGGCGGTCTCGTGTCCGACGCCCTGCCGTGGCAGCTCGCGCTCGTCGGCGTCCTCGGCGCCGGGACCGTGCTCGTCCTCGGTGGTCGCGCGGTGCGCGCCTCGCGCGACTGA
- a CDS encoding ABC transporter permease: protein MTVAHHQDATGGAAGHRGAGPAPLHRRVLAQAAWELRAVLRNGEQLLVTFVLPLGVLLGVARSGVPDLSPLPQAQAAWAGALGVAVVSSAFTGQAIAYGFDRRGGVLRLLAASPLGRGGLLAGRALAVLAVVALQVVLLSLTAVAVGVPLPPASVAAALPALVAGTAAALAAGLLLASLVRPEGVLALANLLWVAVLVAGGLVLPAERVLGATAGAAVAWSPTGALGTALRTAATDGTVAAYPVLALLGWAVLLGWLARRSLRWD from the coding sequence GTGACCGTCGCGCACCACCAGGACGCGACGGGTGGCGCCGCCGGGCACCGGGGCGCCGGCCCGGCCCCGCTGCACCGTCGCGTCCTCGCCCAGGCGGCGTGGGAGCTGCGGGCGGTGCTGCGCAACGGCGAGCAGCTGCTCGTCACCTTCGTCCTCCCGCTCGGGGTGCTCCTCGGCGTGGCCCGCTCGGGGGTGCCGGACCTGTCGCCGCTGCCCCAGGCGCAGGCCGCGTGGGCCGGCGCCCTCGGCGTCGCGGTGGTGTCGTCCGCCTTCACCGGCCAGGCCATCGCCTACGGCTTCGACCGCCGGGGCGGGGTGCTCCGCCTCCTCGCGGCGAGCCCGCTCGGGCGGGGCGGCCTGCTGGCGGGGCGTGCGCTCGCCGTGCTGGCGGTCGTCGCGCTGCAGGTCGTCCTGCTGTCCCTCACCGCGGTGGCGGTCGGGGTGCCGCTGCCGCCCGCGTCGGTCGCGGCCGCCCTGCCGGCCCTCGTGGCCGGCACCGCCGCGGCGCTCGCCGCGGGGCTGCTGCTCGCCTCCCTCGTCCGGCCCGAGGGGGTCCTCGCCCTCGCGAACCTGCTGTGGGTGGCGGTCCTCGTCGCGGGCGGGCTCGTGCTGCCCGCCGAGCGGGTGCTCGGGGCGACGGCCGGGGCGGCGGTCGCCTGGTCGCCGACGGGCGCGCTCGGCACGGCGCTGCGGACGGCGGCGACCGACGGGACCGTGGCCGCGTACCCGGTCCTCGCGCTGCTCGGGTGGGCGGTGCTGCTCGGGTGGCTCGCCCGCCGCTCGCTGCGCTGGGACTGA
- a CDS encoding ABC transporter ATP-binding protein yields MRAEPTTPGSPAAVVVQALRRVHPVRRGGLRRPRATGPVVALDGVDVTVRAGEVVALCGPNGAGKTSLLDCVTGARRPDGGTVRVLGADPHRAGPDVRARTGVVLADLGLPLAARAGEVLRHHAALHRDPRPTGALLDALGLGGLAGRGLRRLSSGERQRLAVACALVGRPDVLVMDEPTAALDPEGRRAVLDLVAAAAAGGTAVLWSSHTLADVERAADRVVVLHEGRVLADGAPGEVTGEEVVRFEAPPGAATDALLAALGPGAVLAEPRPGCFELRGAVDPADLVSIASWQAGHGARGGIAVGRPSLEELVLRLGDERRRAGGPAAVRRAS; encoded by the coding sequence GTGCGCGCCGAGCCGACGACCCCTGGCTCCCCGGCCGCCGTCGTCGTGCAGGCGCTCCGACGGGTCCACCCCGTCCGCCGCGGCGGGCTGCGGCGCCCCCGCGCGACCGGCCCCGTCGTCGCCCTGGACGGGGTCGACGTCACGGTGCGCGCGGGCGAGGTCGTCGCCCTGTGCGGCCCGAACGGCGCGGGCAAGACGTCGCTGCTGGACTGCGTGACCGGCGCACGCCGGCCGGACGGGGGCACCGTGCGGGTGCTCGGGGCCGACCCCCACCGCGCCGGTCCCGACGTGCGGGCGCGCACGGGCGTCGTGCTCGCGGACCTCGGGCTTCCGCTCGCGGCCCGGGCGGGCGAGGTGCTGCGCCACCACGCCGCGCTGCACCGCGACCCGCGCCCGACCGGCGCGCTGCTGGACGCGCTCGGCCTCGGCGGCCTCGCCGGGCGCGGCCTGCGTCGGCTGTCCAGCGGGGAGCGCCAGCGTCTCGCCGTGGCGTGCGCGCTCGTGGGACGACCCGACGTCCTCGTCATGGACGAGCCGACCGCGGCGCTGGACCCCGAGGGCCGGCGTGCGGTTCTCGACCTCGTCGCGGCGGCCGCGGCGGGCGGCACGGCCGTCCTGTGGTCGTCGCACACCCTCGCCGACGTCGAGCGCGCCGCCGACCGGGTCGTGGTCCTCCACGAGGGGCGGGTGCTCGCCGACGGCGCCCCCGGGGAGGTGACGGGCGAGGAGGTCGTCCGCTTCGAGGCGCCCCCGGGCGCCGCGACCGACGCGCTGCTCGCAGCCCTCGGGCCCGGGGCGGTCCTGGCGGAGCCCCGGCCGGGCTGCTTCGAGCTGCGCGGCGCGGTCGACCCCGCCGACCTCGTGAGCATCGCCTCCTGGCAGGCCGGTCACGGCGCCCGCGGCGGGATCGCCGTCGGCCGGCCGTCTCTGGAGGAGCTCGTGCTGCGCCTCGGCGACGAGCGGCGCCGCGCGGGCGGGCCCGCCGCCGTGAGGCGCGCGTCGTGA
- a CDS encoding helix-turn-helix transcriptional regulator gives MQITDEVAPRAAGETPREGTDAPRDRVFAAVLEHGPVSAAALAARLGVTPAAVRRHLEALSDDGLIEARSARATGRRGRPARVYVATERGQAQAPGLYDELAVAALEYLADELGEPAVRAFAERRFGELAERYRPVIEAAGPDPRERARALARQLSADGFAASARTVAVSPLARPDGASPVGGVQLCQGHCPVHAVAARFPQLCEAETRTFSELLGVHVQRLATIAHGEHVCTTFVPTPAVRKDTP, from the coding sequence GTGCAAATCACGGACGAGGTCGCGCCGCGCGCGGCCGGCGAGACGCCGCGGGAGGGGACCGACGCCCCTCGCGACCGGGTGTTCGCCGCCGTCCTCGAGCACGGTCCCGTCTCCGCGGCCGCGCTGGCCGCCCGGCTCGGCGTGACGCCGGCCGCCGTGCGGCGCCACCTCGAGGCGCTGAGCGACGACGGCCTCATCGAGGCGCGCTCCGCGCGTGCCACGGGTCGGCGCGGCCGGCCGGCTCGCGTGTACGTCGCCACCGAGCGGGGGCAGGCGCAGGCGCCCGGGCTGTACGACGAGCTCGCGGTGGCCGCGCTGGAGTACCTCGCCGACGAGCTCGGCGAGCCCGCGGTCCGCGCCTTCGCCGAGCGCCGCTTCGGCGAGCTCGCCGAGCGCTACCGCCCGGTGATCGAGGCCGCGGGTCCCGACCCGCGGGAGCGGGCCCGCGCCCTGGCGCGCCAGCTGTCCGCGGACGGGTTCGCGGCCAGCGCCCGGACCGTCGCCGTGTCGCCGCTGGCCCGTCCCGACGGGGCGAGCCCGGTCGGCGGGGTGCAGCTGTGTCAGGGACACTGTCCCGTGCACGCGGTCGCCGCCCGCTTCCCGCAGCTGTGCGAGGCCGAGACCCGCACCTTCTCCGAGCTCCTCGGGGTCCACGTCCAGCGCCTGGCGACCATCGCCCACGGCGAGCACGTCTGCACGACCTTCGTCCCCACGCCTGCTGTCAGGAAGGACACCCCATGA
- the sufB gene encoding Fe-S cluster assembly protein SufB — translation MTTHPETTQPVQPTTGSPVPEATQAELESIGRYQFGWSDSDVAGSSARRGLSEDVVRDISARKGEPEWMLRLRLKGLAMFGRKPMPAWGSDLTGIDFDNIKYFVKSTEQQAQTWDDLPEDIRATYDRLGIPEAEKQRLVAGVAAQYESEVVYHKINEELEKQGVVFLDTDTALKEHPELFKEYFGSVIPVGDNKFAALNSAVWSGGSFIYVPPGVHVEIPLQAYFRINTENMGQFERTLIIADEGSYVHYVEGCTAPIYQSDSLHSAVVEIVVKKGARVRYTTIQNWSNNVYNLVTKRAVAEAGATMEWIDGNIGSKVTMKYPAVFLMGEHARGETLSIAMAGEGQHQDAGAKMVHAAPHTSSSIVSKSIARGGGRTSYRGLVQVLEGAHHSASTVLCDALLVDQISRSDTYPYVDVREDDVRMGHEATVSKVSEDQLFYLMSRGMPESEAMAMIVRGFIEPVARELPMEYALELNKLIELQMEGAVG, via the coding sequence ATGACCACGCACCCCGAGACCACACAGCCCGTGCAGCCCACCACGGGCTCGCCGGTCCCGGAGGCCACCCAGGCCGAGCTCGAGTCCATCGGGCGCTACCAGTTCGGCTGGTCGGACTCCGACGTCGCCGGCTCCAGCGCGCGCCGCGGCCTGTCCGAGGACGTCGTCCGCGACATCTCCGCGCGCAAGGGCGAGCCGGAGTGGATGCTCAGGCTGCGGCTCAAGGGCCTGGCGATGTTCGGCCGCAAGCCGATGCCCGCGTGGGGCTCCGACCTCACCGGCATCGACTTCGACAACATCAAGTACTTCGTGAAGTCGACGGAGCAGCAGGCGCAGACCTGGGACGACCTGCCCGAGGACATCCGCGCGACCTACGACCGGCTCGGCATCCCCGAGGCGGAGAAGCAGCGCCTCGTCGCCGGCGTCGCCGCGCAGTACGAGTCCGAGGTCGTCTACCACAAGATCAACGAGGAGCTCGAGAAGCAGGGTGTCGTCTTCCTCGACACCGACACCGCGCTCAAGGAGCACCCGGAGCTGTTCAAGGAGTACTTCGGCTCCGTGATCCCGGTCGGCGACAACAAGTTCGCCGCGCTGAACTCCGCCGTGTGGTCGGGCGGGTCGTTCATCTACGTGCCGCCCGGGGTGCACGTCGAGATCCCGCTCCAGGCGTACTTCCGCATCAACACCGAGAACATGGGCCAGTTCGAGCGGACGCTGATCATCGCGGACGAGGGCTCGTACGTGCACTACGTCGAGGGCTGCACCGCCCCGATCTACCAGTCCGACTCGCTGCACTCCGCGGTCGTCGAGATCGTCGTGAAGAAGGGCGCCCGCGTCCGCTACACGACGATCCAGAACTGGTCGAACAACGTGTACAACCTCGTGACCAAGCGCGCGGTGGCCGAGGCCGGCGCGACCATGGAGTGGATCGACGGCAACATCGGCTCCAAGGTCACGATGAAGTACCCGGCGGTCTTCCTCATGGGCGAGCACGCCCGCGGCGAGACGCTGTCGATCGCGATGGCCGGCGAGGGCCAGCACCAGGACGCGGGCGCCAAGATGGTGCACGCGGCGCCGCACACGTCGAGCTCGATCGTGTCGAAGTCGATCGCGCGCGGCGGCGGGCGCACGTCCTACCGCGGTCTCGTGCAGGTGCTCGAGGGCGCCCACCACAGCGCGAGCACCGTGCTGTGCGACGCGCTGCTGGTCGACCAGATCAGCCGCTCCGACACCTACCCCTACGTCGACGTCCGTGAGGACGACGTGCGGATGGGCCACGAGGCGACCGTCTCGAAGGTCTCCGAGGACCAGCTCTTCTACCTCATGTCGCGCGGCATGCCGGAGAGCGAGGCCATGGCGATGATCGTCCGTGGCTTCATCGAGCCCGTCGCGCGCGAGCTGCCCATGGAGTACGCCCTCGAGCTGAACAAGCTCATCGAGCTGCAGATGGAAGGGGCCGTCGGGTGA
- the sufD gene encoding Fe-S cluster assembly protein SufD, with protein MTTEVMSGAPEVVAGTPAPGAKGDAGADSVRSVLDTTVPEVSRADRVRSRDVEDFAVPTGREEEWRFTPLHRVRALFDVVPAAEAGGVGVEVRTDDEAVSVREHGPEETVARPGDRAAVVAAASAAVRRTVSVPAETSLAEPVHVDLRGTGGRGAVDLVVDVGAFSKATVVLDHTGDAAFAGTVGIRVGDSADVILVSLQSWDDTAVHVGQHDAVLGRDATFRHIAVSLGGDLVRLDVNVDFTGPGATSQCLGLYFADAGQHLEHRLFVDHSQPSCTSDVRYKGALQGEGAHTVWVGDVLIRKEAEGIDTYELNRNLVLTDGARADSVPNLEIETGQIEGAGHASATGRFDDEQLFYLQARGITPVQARRLVVRGFFAEILQKIGIEEVETRLLEVVERRLSDEALAEVPEPTPAPAS; from the coding sequence GTGACGACGGAGGTCATGTCAGGAGCGCCCGAGGTCGTCGCCGGCACGCCGGCGCCCGGCGCGAAGGGGGACGCGGGCGCCGACAGCGTGCGCTCCGTCCTCGACACCACGGTGCCGGAGGTCAGCCGCGCCGACCGCGTCCGCTCGCGCGACGTCGAGGACTTCGCGGTCCCGACCGGTCGCGAGGAGGAGTGGCGCTTCACGCCGCTGCACCGCGTGCGCGCGCTGTTCGACGTCGTGCCCGCCGCCGAGGCGGGCGGGGTCGGCGTCGAGGTCCGCACCGACGACGAGGCCGTGTCCGTGCGCGAGCACGGGCCCGAGGAGACCGTCGCCCGGCCGGGCGACCGGGCGGCCGTCGTGGCCGCGGCCTCGGCCGCGGTGCGGCGCACGGTCTCCGTGCCGGCCGAGACGTCGCTCGCCGAGCCCGTGCACGTCGACCTGCGCGGCACGGGCGGTCGCGGCGCCGTCGACCTCGTGGTCGACGTCGGCGCGTTCTCGAAGGCGACCGTCGTGCTCGACCACACCGGCGACGCGGCCTTCGCCGGGACCGTCGGCATCCGGGTCGGCGACTCCGCCGACGTCATCCTCGTGTCCCTGCAGTCGTGGGACGACACGGCCGTGCACGTGGGCCAGCACGACGCCGTCCTCGGCCGCGACGCCACGTTCCGCCACATCGCGGTCTCCCTGGGCGGCGACCTCGTGCGCCTCGACGTGAACGTCGACTTCACCGGCCCTGGGGCCACCTCGCAGTGCCTCGGCCTGTACTTCGCCGACGCCGGCCAGCACCTCGAGCACCGGCTGTTCGTCGACCACAGCCAGCCCTCGTGCACCTCCGACGTCCGGTACAAGGGCGCCCTGCAGGGCGAGGGCGCGCACACCGTGTGGGTGGGCGACGTGCTCATCCGCAAGGAGGCCGAGGGCATCGACACCTACGAGCTCAACCGCAACCTCGTCCTCACCGACGGGGCGCGCGCGGACTCGGTGCCGAACCTCGAGATCGAGACCGGGCAGATCGAGGGCGCCGGGCACGCCTCGGCCACGGGACGCTTCGACGACGAGCAGCTGTTCTACCTGCAGGCGCGCGGCATCACGCCCGTGCAGGCGCGCCGCCTCGTCGTGCGCGGCTTCTTCGCCGAGATCCTCCAGAAGATCGGCATCGAGGAGGTCGAGACGCGGCTGCTCGAGGTCGTCGAGCGCCGGCTGTCCGACGAGGCCCTCGCCGAGGTGCCCGAGCCCACCCCCGCCCCCGCCAGCTGA
- the sufC gene encoding Fe-S cluster assembly ATPase SufC, with the protein MTTLEIRDLHVSITADGEAKEILKGVDLTVRSGETHAIMGPNGSGKSTLAYSIAGHPKYEVTSGSVLLDGEDVLGMSVDERARAGLFLAMQYPVEVPGVSVSNFLRTAKTEVSGEAPVLRHWVKEVREAMEGLKIDPAFASRNVNEGFSGGEKKRHEILQMKLLKPQIAVLDETDSGLDVDALRIVSEGVNDVRSELGLGVLLITHYTRILRYIKPDFVHVFVDGRIAEQGGPELAERLENEGYDRFVTANA; encoded by the coding sequence ATGACCACTCTCGAGATCCGCGACCTGCACGTCAGCATCACCGCCGACGGCGAGGCCAAGGAGATCCTCAAGGGCGTCGACCTCACGGTCCGCTCGGGGGAGACCCACGCGATCATGGGCCCCAACGGCTCCGGCAAGTCGACGCTCGCGTACTCCATCGCCGGGCACCCGAAGTACGAGGTGACGAGCGGGTCCGTCCTGCTCGACGGCGAGGACGTCCTGGGGATGTCCGTCGACGAGCGCGCCCGCGCCGGCCTCTTCCTCGCCATGCAGTACCCCGTCGAGGTCCCCGGGGTGTCGGTGTCGAACTTCCTCCGCACCGCCAAGACCGAGGTCTCCGGCGAGGCGCCGGTGCTGCGGCACTGGGTCAAGGAGGTCCGCGAGGCGATGGAGGGGCTCAAGATCGACCCGGCCTTCGCCTCCCGCAACGTCAACGAGGGCTTCTCCGGCGGCGAGAAGAAGCGTCACGAGATCCTCCAGATGAAGCTGCTCAAGCCGCAGATCGCCGTGCTCGACGAGACCGACTCCGGCCTCGACGTCGACGCGCTGCGCATCGTGAGCGAGGGCGTCAACGACGTCCGCTCCGAGCTCGGTCTCGGCGTGCTGCTCATCACGCACTACACGCGGATCCTCCGCTACATCAAGCCCGACTTCGTTCACGTGTTCGTCGACGGCCGGATCGCCGAGCAGGGCGGTCCGGAGCTCGCCGAGCGCCTGGAGAACGAGGGCTACGACCGCTTCGTCACCGCGAACGCCTGA
- a CDS encoding metal-sulfur cluster assembly factor, whose amino-acid sequence MTETPQTPVDVADIEEAMRDVVDPELGINVVDLGLVYGIHVDPQRNVVLDMTLTSAACPLTDVIEDQTRNALAPLAASATINWVWMPPWGPEKITDDGREQLRALSFNV is encoded by the coding sequence ATGACCGAGACCCCGCAGACGCCCGTCGACGTCGCCGACATCGAGGAGGCCATGCGCGACGTGGTCGACCCCGAGCTCGGCATCAACGTCGTCGACCTCGGGCTCGTCTACGGCATCCACGTGGACCCGCAGCGCAACGTCGTGCTCGACATGACGCTCACGAGCGCGGCCTGCCCGCTCACCGACGTCATCGAGGACCAGACCCGCAACGCCCTCGCCCCGCTGGCCGCCTCGGCGACCATCAACTGGGTGTGGATGCCGCCGTGGGGCCCGGAGAAGATCACCGACGACGGTCGCGAGCAGCTGCGCGCGCTGTCGTTCAACGTCTGA